The window ATCAAAAAAAATGGGCGAAATTGTTGCGCAAGGCATCTTTGTTGGTACACCATCCAAATTAAGAAAGCTACTCAGACCTTTAAGGAATACAGGCACCCCGACAAATGTCTCGATTAAGGAAGTCCCGTACATCAAAGCGGTTAAATTCTTTGACGTACCGAGTGGAAATGAACCAGCCCTCCGCAAACGCTCAGGATCTTTTATTGAAAGACCATTTCCGAAAAAAGCCATTACGGAAATGAAAGAGTTTTTAGCCAACACACCAAATAAAAACACATCCATTTGGCACCAATCGCTAAGGGGGCGGTAGGGCAAGTCCCTTCAAATAGTACGTCATACTACTATCGAAATGCCCTCATTGCTCAAGAGTATCTGACTACATGGAAAGACCCAATTGAAGAAAAGCAAAACATTCATTGGATAGAACAAGTGAGGAATACATTATCTCCTTATACAGCAGGGGATTACGTGAATTTTCCCGATCGCTACATCAAAGATTGGCCAACTGCATACTATGGTCGGAATTTTAGAAGATTGCGAGAAGTAAAATCAAAATTTGATCCAAGAAACGTATTTCGGTTTCCTCAAAGTATTCCACCTAGCAGGAAATGGCTTTAAAAGATGTTTTCAAAAGGGTGATTCTATTAAAGTCCCAACGAACAATCGAGTTTTTGTTCTTTTTCAAGTAAGCTTTAATAACAGTGAGGTTAAGGAAAGCGGAATGCGGAAAAAGATTTTCGCATCTGCTTTTTTTGTGTTCTAAGTAGGGTTAGTAAAGAGACTTACTTATAAAAATTGTTCAAGCGGAACGTGAGACCAGCGCAAATGTATGAGCATCTTGCAAGATTCTTAAGTTCTTAAACAAGTTTGTTTTATTTTGTCAAAACAGTAAAGTTCATATAATTGACTCATTATCTGCATAGGGTTATTATTGTTACGAAAAGTAACCTGGTAATTAATAGTTTTAAGATAATGAAAGTTGTCTGTATTTAAATAGTTAATTATAAATCAATCCATATGAAGTACCATGTTTAATTAATGATATTTTATAAGGAAAGTAGTAATCAAATATAGGAATCGGGGACGACATCGTGAATGTGTCAAAGAAAAAAATCCACTATGCTTGGTGGGTATTATTAGGGTTAGTTGTAATGGTCGGCGCTGCTAAAGGCGGCATTATGACTACAGGTGGATTATTTTTAACCCCAATTACAGAAGATTTAGGTATTGGAATGGGTAGTTTAACATTGTACTTTAGTATATCTTCAATTGTAACAATGATATCCCTACCTATTGCAGGTAAGCTGATAGCAAAATATAATATTAGAGCACTTTTAGTAGTAGCTGTTATTTTAGAGGCAGGATCCTTTGCAATGTTTGGGTTCATGAATTCCGTGTGGGGTTGGTACCTGTTTGCTATTCCAATGGCAATGGGGTCGGTATTAGTCACACAATTGGCAGGCCCGGTACTTATTAATAATTGGTTTACAAAACATAAAGGCTTGGCTTTAGGGATTATGGTCGGAGCAGGTGGCTTAATAGGAGCTTTTTTACAACCAGTAGCAGGAAATTTAATTGCTAATGAAGGTTGGAGAAATACGTACTTTATTTTAGGGATAGGTGTAATGGCGGTTGTTATACCTGTCGTGTTATTAACGATTAGAATGTCTCCGCAGCAAAAAGGGTTACAGCCATATGGTATGGATGAAGTTAAGCCAAATGATAAGATTCAAGTTCAATCAACAACTAATAGCGGCGTTACTGTTGCCATTGCAAAAAAGTCGAGTGCATTTTATTTTTTAATCGTTTTCTTCTTGTTTGATACTTCGATAGCTGCTTTTAACCAACATGTTGCACCATTCGCGATGGGTTTGGGCTATGATATCAAGTTTGCGGGTAATGCGATGGGTTCTTGGTCGGTAGGTATTGTCATTGGAGCATTATTCTTCGGCTTCCTCAGTGATAAAATAGGAGTGAAGAACACAGCGATTTCCGCTATGCTTTTAGGACTAGTACCAGTAGGGATTCTTATTTTAGTTCCTGATAACCCAATGATGTTTACAATAGCTACGGGCCTTTATGGATTTGTTGTTGCATCACTTGGGACATTAGGGCCTCTTTTAACAACAGCTCTATTTGGTAATAAAGAGTTCAGTCGAATCTATGGACTTGCAATTACGGGTCTAGCTGTAGCAGGTATTGTTGCGTTACCTGCATACGGCTATATCTTTGAGTTAACCGGCAGTTACACGTATGTTTTGTATAGTATTTTTATCATGTTGCTCTTGAATGTGGGAGCTATTATCATGGCGTTTAAAGGGAAAAAGAAATTAGAAAAAGCAGGATTGTGGAATTAATCATAGGGTAAAGTGTTTTTAGCAAAATATATGGTCAAGCCATACTAGCTAAATAAGGCTCTACCTACAAGAATAAGTTCATTTGGTAAAGCCTATTTAGATTAAATCTAAGAAGTTCCCATCACTTTTCCTCCTTGAGGTTGGGTGTTATTTGGATTTGGTTCTAAAGTAATCCCAATATCATTGAAGGTTTGATCTTTCGATAGCCGGTACGTAATGAAGCCGTTACCGTTTTCATCGGGCTTTAAAATGCCAGCATTATGGCGATTCCCGTCTTTTAACAGCCATACTTGATATACTTCATCTCTTTTAGTTCCTGGCATATTGTTTAACTCAATAATTAGATTGTTATGATTGCCGTTTTCAAGAAGGTAGGCCATTCCGTTTGCAGATGAAGCTATATTCTGTCCTTTTAAAGTAAAGGTTTTGACGATTTGAGAAGGAGTATGAACTTCGCTTTCTACTGCTGTAATATAATTGTTTAATTGGGTGTTATTCCAATACAATCCAAATATACCTAATATTAAAATGATGGTTGTTACTGCAGATAAGGGTGAGAATTGATTTCGCAATTGTAACCTCAAACGTTGAACGATGGTTTGTTTTTTATCGATTGCTGCAGGTGCTTTTAAAGGTACATCGTCAAAGATTAAATTCATAACCTCTGTTTTAAGAGTTTCTGGGACTTCCGCTCCTTCCATATCATATGACAGCATCTGCCAAGTTTCTTGCAAGGAGTTTAATTCATTTTGGCATGGTATGCACGTTTTAAGATGCTGTTCATATCGTTTTCGTTCTTGTTTAGAAAGTTCTTCTATCATATATAAAATCAGGTTTTCGCATTTATTTTCCATGCCTAGCACCTCCAGTTCCTTCACTCATATAATTCCTCAGTTTCTTTAAGGTTTGATGTAGCCGGCTTTTAATTGTACCAATGGGTTTTTTTTCAAGCTCAGCAATTTCACTTAAAGAATAGCCTTCCCAGTATAATAGATTGATAAGGCGTTGCTGTGATTCGGACAGATGGCATTTAGCTTCATGAATTTGTTGTTTTAAAATATTTTTTGAAACTTGTTGGAAGATACCTTCTGACTGCTGATCCTGCATTTGTCTCCATTGATGGAACTCTAACTGGATGGTTCCCTTATGTTTTTGTTCTTTACGAATTAAATCAATGGAAATATTTCTAGTAATCGTGATAAGCCAATTCGGAAATGCCCCTTTTGATTGGCTATAAGTTCTATTTGTTGTCCAAAGTCGGAGAAAAACTTGCTGAACAATTTCTTTTGTTTTCTCTGTGTCGCCCTTTGTCATTTTCATGGAGAAACTGTAAACGAGCTTTATATAGCGATCATACAGTTCTTCCAGAGCTGGACGATGCTTTTGAACAATTAATTCAATCAATTCCTCGTCCGTTTTAGTTTTCACTCTCTGATTCTCTCCCTTTATAAGAATATTTAGTTTTATTATAAACCATAGAATGTATAAAAATATAATGGAGAGAAAAAAGAACTGCCAATTTCAGCAGTTCCTTCATGTTATCTTATTTAAATACTGTGTCGCTGTTTAAAATAAACCAAACATCCTTGACGCCTTGACCTTTAATATCCCCGGATGCAGTGTCATTGACAAAATAGTAAAGCGGATAGCCTTTATAGGTTGTTTGTTTTTCTCCAGTATCTTCGCGAGTAATTGTGCCGAAGTCCTCTTTGTTGAATCCTTCAGGAACCTCTACATTTTCTGCAAAGAAAGAAGGCCAGTTTTTCAGGCAATCGCCACTGCAGTTCGTTTTATTAGGCTCATCCTTAGCAAAGTAATAAAGAGCCATTCCATTAGCATCAGCCAAGTATTGACCTACTTTTTCATTCTTCATCATTTTAAGTGCGGATTTCACTTCGTCTTTATTGTTTTCGACTTTGGCAGCTGTCTCATTTGCTTGTTCCTTTGTATTCTGATTCTCGTTGTTTGTTTCAGCGCTACATCCCGCAAGAAGTAGGAACGCTAAAAGTAAAGTAGTGAAAAAATAACCATTCTTTTTCATATTAATTACCTCCTATTATTTTTATTCGATAAAGGAAACGAAGGAAGATTAAAAACGGTTCGAAAAAAAATAAAATAATTTTAAAAATTTCAATAAAACAAGATGAAAGGATTTAAAGATATTTCTTTCTTTCTTTCTTTCTTTCTTTTGGTATTTATATTATGAGGAAAAAAGATAGGGCTTGAAGGCATTACTGTTGGTGGTGAAACGATACGAGAGCACTTGAACTAGTTGCGTAGGAAGTTGAATCTTCGTTAGACCTTTATTTAAATGTTGTGTAAAAACCGCATGTAGAACCATAACGTTGAACCGTATCATTAGTAAGTGAGGTTTTCCCAGTGGTTTAAAGATTAATTTTATATTAAAAAAAGTGTTCAATAACGTTTGCTTCAGCCTAGGAATAATTTTAGGGAATTTTACAATACTAAGCTTTCCGTAAATTATCTTATTTGCAGGAAGGAAGAGGTATGAATGGGTAAGAATTCAGATAAAAGTTGGAAAAAGGATAGTCCAAACACTTTTTTAAGCAACTCTGTTCAAAAGGCAAATCGTGCGGTAAAGCAAGCGATGTCACATCCAGAAGAGATGGCAGTTGAGCATGCTTTCAATTCAATCTCTCGTGTAGAAAATGCACTCTTTAATGCAGAGCAATTTAATGAGCAAGTGAATACAGTTCAGCAAAGCAAAGAACAGTTAGACTTGATGAAGCAGCAATTGAACAAAGTACAAGAAATTATGGAAGAGCAAGAATAGAAGTTAATCCCCCCGCAAGTTTCATAAAGCTTGTGGGGGAATTTTATTTCTAAATGACATTCCAAAATACTATTGGAAATCTTGTTGTTGTACAGGGTATAGCCACATTGATTTGAAATTATAACATTAGACATGTCGATGCTTCAAAGGCATCCATATTATCTAATATAGAACCATTTGTAGCAATGATAATGGGATTGACCCTGCAATACAAACCAAAAATAGAGGTAGAAATTTTAGGGTCGTTATTTATAGTAGGCGAAGTAGTACTATCTACGTATCAACGAAAAAAGTTAAATAGCCAGTCCAATTAACAAGACCTATATTATAAATAACTTTAACATATAAAGGAACATGTGCTAATTTGGAAAAACAGGTGAGTGTTCCTTTTAATAATGGGATTAATTTATTTTTTTAATTTTAATTCGTCCACTGCAGTGTATCCTGCTTGAATAGCACCTTCCATAAAATTAGGGAATTTAAGCGCTACTTCACTACTAGCGAAAACGACATTTTCATGCGGTGTTCTTAAAATTTCAGGTGCATCGGTGAGTCCTCCAAATTTCACTTTCGCACTATATCCACCGCCATAATAAGGATGATTGATCCAAACACTTTCCTGAACGTCAGTGTAGCTATGGGCGATTTTACCAAAATAGCGCTCGATTAATGCGGTCGCTTTTTGTAGGCGAGTCGTCGCATCAAAGGTAGCAAATTCTTCTGCAATAGCTGCTCCGATGAACATTGTTAAACGGGCATCCTTCTTTTTTTTTGATGAATCCACAACCGAAATACCAGGCACACTTGAATATATAACTCCATGAAGTCGCTGTTTATCCTGCCAAAACTTTTGAGGGTACAGCCATGTTATTTTAATAATCGCGCCATCCACATAGCTTTTAAGCGCTGGCATAAAGTGCGTATTCAGTGATTCGCTATATTGAATTTGGCTTGCGATTGTTGGAGGGACCGCTATAATAACTGCATGTGCATAAAACACTTTCTTTATCGTACGAACTTCATAGCAATCATTCATCCTGTAGATCGCTTTAACAGGATGATTAGTGTAAATTTCCTCTTGAAAAAGGGAAGCGAGATAATGAATCAGCTCATTAAATGGTTTTGTCCCTTGAAGTTGTAAATCATTTTGCTCCGATAAATAACGTTTATTACTTTTGAAAGATGCAATTGTACTTATTTGTGAAGGATGGATATTTAAAATTTCACAATAATAACTTTCTATAATACGACGAGCCTGCCCATCTGTTATAACCTTTTCATATAGGGTTTGTAGCGGAATATCCTTAGATAAACTAACTTCTTCTATAGCGTAAAGTTCTTGAATAATCGGAGCAACGTCTTGTTTACGTACATCGTCCACTTCTATTGATTTATTGTCTAGTGCCGTTTCTGCAAGGGGAATGTTTGCTGCGCGTAATAGCTGATTGAAGGCATGCATATCATCATTAAAAAATTGAGGACCTAACTCAAAATAATTTCCATTGTCATGCGTGACGGAATTTACCTTACCACCAACGCGTTCAGTCGCCTCTAATAATACAAATGGAATGTTTTGTTCCTTCAATTTCTTAGCAGCACTTAACCCTGCTAAACCAGCACCGATTATAATGACTTGTTTGAGCATCTTACAAACCTCCATATGGATAAATCATAATTTTTTCGTCCTTTTAATCGAATTTTTCTGTAAATGAGAAACCAAATTTTAGATATAGTTGGCTTGCCACTTTATTTTGCTCAAATATGCTTAAAATTATAGGTTGGTTAGGGGAGATTTCGAGTATAAATTCTACAAGAGTGTGCAAAAAGTAGAGTCCTAGTCCATTTCCTTGAAAGCACGGTCGAGCCAAATTTCCCATACAACGAAAAAACAATTATTCCTCCATTTTTATAAAGATAAGGGAATGTAAGATGTGTCGTTTTCAGCTTATGCTAAAAAATTTATTTGCAAACCCCAAAAATTTTAGATTGTCGGGGACGAAATAATGACTAAAGCAAAAAAAGCAAACTACTCGTATACATTGTAGTTTGCTTTTAATATTTTTTTTCTTGCGGTAGCAATTAATCATTCACAATAACTGAATTAACAATCCCTGCTAAAACGAGTACACTACCGATGTTCCGAAACCAAACTGCGCGCTTACCACTTGTTTTGCTGAAATAATAAAGCCAGCTCATTATTTCCAAACTTTTGAAAAAGCTCCCATGGTTAATGCTAACGCCGAGAATGGTTGCGACGCAAAGTAATAGCCATTGTTTCGGACGAATATGTGCTTTTCGAATAATAGGAGAGCCGATGATTCCTAAAAATAAACTAATACAAATTAATCGAATCTAGACGTGTAGAGCTGACCATTAATTGACGAGCACTGCACCAAAAATAAAGTTGGATGCCTATAAACTAACTCTAAAAATAAGAATTCCATAAGCTTTTAACTTCATAAATTATTGTTTGAAAAATACTCCTTTATTCATCAATAGACGTTTTGCCGGTGGTCGTGACACAACTTCTGCACTACAGCTAGATGCGACAAAAACAAAGCTTGCCTCATCTCCAACTTGCGGCCATTGCATTTGTCCCTCATTGTCGAGTGGTGTGATTCCATTTGTAATGTATGCTAAACTTTGGCGAAGTTCTCGCTCTGTAATTTTTCGTGTAACATCAGCAAATGTACAAGCTTTTTGTAATATGTCCCCCGAACCATAAGGACTCCAAGAATCATAGAACCCATCACATCCAAAATGCACGTCCACACCATGGACAGTTAATAAATCAATCGGTGGAATTTTGCGTCCTAAATTAAATGGTACTGTCGACATAATGGCGACATTATGCTTTTTTAATCGTTGTGCCATAGCGATTTGCTCAGATACTGTAACATCACCTAATGAAAAAGAATGGCTAAAATCTGTTTTCCCTTTAAAATCGGTTTCCTCTACCATATCAAGCCATTTATCAATCGTGTAATAACCTAATTGGCCATTGTCATGTAAATGAAAATCTACATCTACATTGAATTCCTGTGCGATATCCATCGTCGTTTGTAAAGACTTTTCAATATTGCGGTCGATGCCACCTGGATCTAATCCACCAAGCATTGTCGCACCATTACGTAAAGCTTCACGCAATAAATTTGGCATATTATCGCGAAGTAGCCCGTGCTGAGGGAAGGCAATCACGTCTGCAGTGACATAATCTTTATATTTATCAAGTGCTGCTAAAACGCCTTCTAAATTTTTTAAACCAATATATGGATCGATATTAACGTGCGTACGAATATGGTTTGAGCCAAATCCTAAAATTTTCTCAATCATTGCGCTAGCACGTTGTTCACAATTTTCGGCTAAAGCGGAAAGTTCAAGTGACTCTAAATGCAAACGCTCCTCAAGACTACTCACAGTACGGCAAGCTTTCCACGGTAAAGATAAGTAGGTTTTATCTAAATGATTATGCATTTCTTTAAAGGCAGGTAATGCTAGCTGACCTTGCATATCTTGTGCATTTTCAGGTTGGAATGCTGCGTCATTTTCCATCATTTCTACAATATGTCCATTTTTATCAATTTCGATATGGAAAAAGTTCGTAGTTGTACGGATACTTCCATCTTCGTGTAAAGCTTCGCCTATTTCTAAACGAACATTTAATAGCCATTGATTCATCGGTAAGCTCCTTTCAATTCAATATTATCCTCATAAATAATCGCACCGTTTGAGATGACAGTAGTAATTGGACAAATACGGGCAATTGTATGTGCTGCACTCACTGCATCAACGAGTAATGCATTTGCTGTATGTCCCACTTTCGGCCATACTTGCTCACCTTGTGCGTTCAGTGGGGTAATACCACCAGTTGCATATTTCAACGACTGGCTTAATTGATACTCATCGATTAATTTAAAGCGCTCAGCTAATACATTGAGTTTTTGTATTGTATTGCCAGTACCAAAAGGAGACCAATGATCAGTTAAACTATCATGTCCGACAGAAACGTGTACGCCATTTTCATATAAATAAGGAATAGGGATTGTCGAGCGATTTTGTCCAATTGGTACTGTAGTTGTCACATCGATATTAAAAGATGCAAGACGTTTCGTGAGCTTTTCTAAAGAAGCACCTTGTAAATCAGATAATGCAATCGCATGACTAATTGTTACCTCATTTTTAAAGTTATGCTTTTCTAATAAATCCATCATCACGTGAAATTCATGCTCACCAAGCGTATCTCGGTCATGTAAATGAATATCTATATGCTTATCATAATCTTTAGCAATTTGAATCATCGTTTCTAAAGATTGGTGTGTTGCGCGGTCGACAATTGCTGGGTCTACACCACCAACATGTGTTGCTCCTTTTTCCATCGCTTCACGCATTAAAGGTTCAACGGCCGAGCGAATTAATCCGTGCTGTGGAAACGCGACGATGTCATACGTAATTTTATTTTGGAATGATTCCAATACTTCCATTGTTACGTCGATATGTTTCGTACCAATTTGCGGATCAACATTACAATGTGAACGGATATGTGTATGTCCATTAGCGATTAAATGTTCCACCATTTTGATGGCACGCTCTTTCGCATAAGGAAGTTGCTTCGGTAGTAAGGATTGCTCTTCTTCAATACGAGTTAAAATACCTTTCGTTATCGCTGTAGGTGCTTTCCATTCTCCACCAAAATATGTTTTATCAATGTGAATATGCATTTCACGGAAGGAAGGCAACAATAACTGCCCGTGAGCCTCTATCACTTGCATTTCAGATGTCGATTCAA is drawn from Solibacillus sp. R5-41 and contains these coding sequences:
- a CDS encoding MFS transporter, with protein sequence MSKKKIHYAWWVLLGLVVMVGAAKGGIMTTGGLFLTPITEDLGIGMGSLTLYFSISSIVTMISLPIAGKLIAKYNIRALLVVAVILEAGSFAMFGFMNSVWGWYLFAIPMAMGSVLVTQLAGPVLINNWFTKHKGLALGIMVGAGGLIGAFLQPVAGNLIANEGWRNTYFILGIGVMAVVIPVVLLTIRMSPQQKGLQPYGMDEVKPNDKIQVQSTTNSGVTVAIAKKSSAFYFLIVFFLFDTSIAAFNQHVAPFAMGLGYDIKFAGNAMGSWSVGIVIGALFFGFLSDKIGVKNTAISAMLLGLVPVGILILVPDNPMMFTIATGLYGFVVASLGTLGPLLTTALFGNKEFSRIYGLAITGLAVAGIVALPAYGYIFELTGSYTYVLYSIFIMLLLNVGAIIMAFKGKKKLEKAGLWN
- a CDS encoding anti-sigma factor; this encodes MENKCENLILYMIEELSKQERKRYEQHLKTCIPCQNELNSLQETWQMLSYDMEGAEVPETLKTEVMNLIFDDVPLKAPAAIDKKQTIVQRLRLQLRNQFSPLSAVTTIILILGIFGLYWNNTQLNNYITAVESEVHTPSQIVKTFTLKGQNIASSANGMAYLLENGNHNNLIIELNNMPGTKRDEVYQVWLLKDGNRHNAGILKPDENGNGFITYRLSKDQTFNDIGITLEPNPNNTQPQGGKVMGTS
- a CDS encoding RNA polymerase sigma factor; the protein is MKTKTDEELIELIVQKHRPALEELYDRYIKLVYSFSMKMTKGDTEKTKEIVQQVFLRLWTTNRTYSQSKGAFPNWLITITRNISIDLIRKEQKHKGTIQLEFHQWRQMQDQQSEGIFQQVSKNILKQQIHEAKCHLSESQQRLINLLYWEGYSLSEIAELEKKPIGTIKSRLHQTLKKLRNYMSEGTGGARHGK
- a CDS encoding FAD-dependent oxidoreductase, encoding MLKQVIIIGAGLAGLSAAKKLKEQNIPFVLLEATERVGGKVNSVTHDNGNYFELGPQFFNDDMHAFNQLLRAANIPLAETALDNKSIEVDDVRKQDVAPIIQELYAIEEVSLSKDIPLQTLYEKVITDGQARRIIESYYCEILNIHPSQISTIASFKSNKRYLSEQNDLQLQGTKPFNELIHYLASLFQEEIYTNHPVKAIYRMNDCYEVRTIKKVFYAHAVIIAVPPTIASQIQYSESLNTHFMPALKSYVDGAIIKITWLYPQKFWQDKQRLHGVIYSSVPGISVVDSSKKKKDARLTMFIGAAIAEEFATFDATTRLQKATALIERYFGKIAHSYTDVQESVWINHPYYGGGYSAKVKFGGLTDAPEILRTPHENVVFASSEVALKFPNFMEGAIQAGYTAVDELKLKK
- a CDS encoding amidohydrolase, producing MNQWLLNVRLEIGEALHEDGSIRTTTNFFHIEIDKNGHIVEMMENDAAFQPENAQDMQGQLALPAFKEMHNHLDKTYLSLPWKACRTVSSLEERLHLESLELSALAENCEQRASAMIEKILGFGSNHIRTHVNIDPYIGLKNLEGVLAALDKYKDYVTADVIAFPQHGLLRDNMPNLLREALRNGATMLGGLDPGGIDRNIEKSLQTTMDIAQEFNVDVDFHLHDNGQLGYYTIDKWLDMVEETDFKGKTDFSHSFSLGDVTVSEQIAMAQRLKKHNVAIMSTVPFNLGRKIPPIDLLTVHGVDVHFGCDGFYDSWSPYGSGDILQKACTFADVTRKITERELRQSLAYITNGITPLDNEGQMQWPQVGDEASFVFVASSCSAEVVSRPPAKRLLMNKGVFFKQ
- a CDS encoding amidohydrolase gives rise to the protein MKQLIKQVHLETGYRYEDGIIIGTTIAPFDILIEDCKFSKIEPTIESTSEMQVIEAHGQLLLPSFREMHIHIDKTYFGGEWKAPTAITKGILTRIEEEQSLLPKQLPYAKERAIKMVEHLIANGHTHIRSHCNVDPQIGTKHIDVTMEVLESFQNKITYDIVAFPQHGLIRSAVEPLMREAMEKGATHVGGVDPAIVDRATHQSLETMIQIAKDYDKHIDIHLHDRDTLGEHEFHVMMDLLEKHNFKNEVTISHAIALSDLQGASLEKLTKRLASFNIDVTTTVPIGQNRSTIPIPYLYENGVHVSVGHDSLTDHWSPFGTGNTIQKLNVLAERFKLIDEYQLSQSLKYATGGITPLNAQGEQVWPKVGHTANALLVDAVSAAHTIARICPITTVISNGAIIYEDNIELKGAYR